From a single Cryptococcus deuterogattii R265 chromosome 5, complete sequence genomic region:
- a CDS encoding RAN protein kinase translates to MSTSSNSLHVAGGSPQFIDGGFIELVAVIGTGAYGVVYLAVDSRYPQPVYRAIKCMRRSGLDERQKHFQRREMGLHRLASGHPSIITMDRIFEEGDYIYVVMDYGDEGDLFSMITDKKRYVGDNELIRNVFLQLLDGVSWMHSLGISHRDIKPENIVCSQDGTQVRICDFGLATSEERSSEFGCGSTFYIAPECLGDWFPENKTYPTRSGDIWSLGVILVNLVCGRNPWRIASPSDESFNSYLADPHFLRKILPVSDECLYILTQIFTVHPEERITLPALRQLISEVESFSMTVDELRHAHISAQQKIAAAQPPVLLSLPGEDDGWSEQEELFAYDDDLETPSLRSDSDSPRYPLCLSPTTSSNGESLPPTPNLIPDECIAFAHRPQSPQFWEYVPKVTFEYDHNQRSTDVHIKGSSPFTYNSAPTTYAQ, encoded by the exons ATGTCAACTTCCTCCAACTCCCTGCACGTTGCCGGTGGATCACCACAGTTCATCGATGGTGGCTTTATCGAGCTCGTTGCTGTTATCGGCACTGGCGCCTACGGTGTCGTCTATCTCGCCGTTGACTCAAGATATCCGCAGCCTGTGTACCGGGCGATCAAATGCATGCGAAGAAGCGGTCTTGATGAGCGTCAGAAGCACTTTCAACGGCGAGAAATGGGCCTCCATCGTCTCGCGTCAGGCCATCCTAGCATTATCACAATGGACAGAATATTTGAAGAGGGTGATTACATCTATGTGGTCATGGACTatggggatgaaggagaccTTTTCTCCATGATTACAGacaagaaaaga TATGTCGGTGACAATGAACTCATCAGGAATGTTTTCCTACAACTACTTGATGGAGTTTCGTGGATGCACTCTCTTGGTATCAGTCACCGTGACATCAAGCCTGAGAACATTGTATGCTCTCAGGACGGTACCCAGGTACGCATCTGTGACTTCGGTTTGGCGACATCAGAGGAACGCTCGAGCGAGTTTGGTTGTGGTTCGACTTTTTACATCGCACCTG AATGTCTTGGAGACTGGTTTCCCGAGAACAAGACCTACCCTACTCGTTCCGGCGATATTTGGTCCCTCGGTGTCATTCTCGTAAATCTTGTTTGCGGGCGCAACCCTTGGCGAAttgcctctccttccgacGAATCGTTCAACTCTTACCTAGCAGATCCCCATTTCCTCCGTAAAATCCTTCCTGTTTCCGACGAGTGTCTCTACATCCTCACTCAAATATTCACTGTCCATCCTGAAGAGCGCATTACTCTTCCCGCCCTTCGTCAGCTCATCTCGGAGGTTGAGAGCTTCAGCATGACGGTGGATGAGCTTCGCCACGCCCATATTTCCGCCCAACAGAAGATTGCCGCAGCTCAGCCTCCCGTTTTGCTCTCACTTCCgggggaagatgacggCTGGTCggaacaagaagagcttTTTGCCtatgatgatgacctgGAGACTCCGTCGTTGCGAAGCGATTCCGATTCACCACGATACcctctttgtctttcccCTACCACGTCATCCAACGGTGAATCATTACCACCAACGCCTAATCTCATCCCCGACGAATGTATTGCATTCGCTCACCGGCCGCAATCTCCTCAGTTCTGGGAATACGTCCCCAAAGTAACCTTCGAATATGACCACAACCAACGTTCTACCGATGTTCATATCAAAGGTTCTTCTCCGTTTACCTACAATTCTGCACCTACCACATATGCTCAATAA